In Mycolicibacter virginiensis, the DNA window CCGGCACCGGCAAATCGGCCACCGCGGCCTGGCTGATCGAGCGGCTGCAGCGTCCCACCCTGCTGATGGCGCCCAACAAGACGCTGGCTGCGCAGCTCGCTAACGAGCTACGAGAGATGTTGCCGCACAACGCTGTCGAGTACTTCGTCTCGTACTACGACTACTACCAGCCGGAGGCCTATATCGCGCAGACCGACACCTACATCGAGAAGGACAGCTCGATCAACGACGACGTCGAGCGGCTGCGCCACTCGGCGACCTCCAGCCTGCTGTCCCGGCGTGACGTGGTGGTGGTCGCCTCGGTGTCCTGCATCTACGGCCTGGGCACCCCGCAGTCCTACCTGGACCGCTCGGTGGAGCTGCAGGTCGGTGCGGAGGTGCCGCGCGACGGCCTGCTGCGGCTGCTGGTCGACGTGCAGTACACCCGCAACGACATGGCGTTCACCCGGGGCTCCTTTCGGGTGCGCGGCGACACCGTCGAGATCATCCCCTCCTACGAGGAGCTGGCGGTCCGCATCGAGTACTTCGGCGACGAGATCGAGGCGCTGTACTACCTGCATCCGCTCACCGGAGACGTGGTGCGCAAGGTCGATTCGCTGCGCATCTTCCCGGCCACCCACTACGTCGCCGGCCCGGAACGGATGTCGCAGGCCATCTCCACCATCGAGGAGGAGCTGGCCGGCCGGCTCGAAGAACTGGAGAACCACGGCAAACTGCTGGAGGCCCAGCGGCTGCGGATGCGCACCAACTACGACATCGAGATGATGCGCCAGGTCGGCTTCTGTTCGGGCATCGAGAACTATTCGCGCCACATCGACGGTCGCGGCGCCGGCACGCCCCCGGCCACCCTGCTCGATTACTTCCCCGAGGACTTCCTGCTCATCATCGACGAGTCGCACGTCACCGTGCCGCAGATCGGCGGCATGTACGAGGGCGACATGTCGCGCAAGCGCAACCTGGTGGAGTTCGGGTTCCGGTTACCGTCGGCGTGCGACAACCGGCCGCTGACCTGGGAGGAGTTCGCCGACCGGATCGGCCAGACGGTCTACATGTCGGCCACCCCGGGCCCCTATGAGCTCAGCCAGGCCGGCGGCGAGTTCGTCGAGCAGGTGATCCGCCCGACGGGCCTGGTGGACCCCAAGGTCGTGGTGAAACCGACCAAGGGCCAGATCGACGACCTGATCGCCGAGATCCGGCAGCGCACCGAGGCCGACGAGCGGGTGCTGGTCACCACGCTCACCAAGAAGATGGCCGAAGACCTCACCGATTACCTGCTGGAGATGGGGATCCGGGTGCGCTACCTGCACTCCGAGGTCGACACGCTGCGCCGGGTGGAGCTGCTGCGGCAGCTGCGGCTCGGCGACTACGACGTGCTGATCGGCATCAACCTGCTCCGCGAGGGGCTGGACCTGCCGGAGGTTTCGCTGGTGTCGATCCTCGACGCCGACAAGGAGGGCTTCCTGCGCTCCACCCGCAGCCTGATCCAGACCATCGGCCGCGCCGCCCGCAACGTCTCCGGCGAAGTGCACATGTACGCCGACAAGATCACCGACTCGATGCGGGAGGCCATCGACGAGACCGAGCGTCGCCGGGCCAAGCAGGTCGCCTACAACGAGGCCAACGGCATCGACCCCCAGCCGCTGCGCAAGAAGATCGCCGACATCCTCGACCAGGTGTACCGGGAGGTGGAGGACACCGAGTCCATCGAGATCGCCGGGTCGGGCCGCAACTCCTCACGCGGGCGGCGCGCCCAGGGCGAGCCCGGCCGGGCCGGCCAATACGTTTCTGCCGGGGTCTTCGAAGGCCGCGACACCAGCAACATGCCACGGGCCGAACTGGCCGATCTGGTCAAGGACCTCACCGAGCAGATGATGAACGCGGCGCGTGATCTGCAGTTCGAGTTGGCGGCCCGGATCCGCGACGAGATCGCCGACCTCAAGAAGGAACTGCGGGGGATGGACGCGGCCGGCATCAAGTGACGCGCCAGGCGGGCGATCCATTTTCGCGTGTGATGGTGATCCGTGATTGACTGCAAGCGGTGGTGGAACTGACTGAAACAGTGGTGCATGACTCCGCTGTAAGCGCTGGCAGCTGGCGTGAGCTGCTCGGTAGGCGCTATCTAGGCACCGCGGCCGTGCTGGCCGGCGGTGTGGCGCTGTACGCCACCAACGAGTTCCTGACGATCAGCCTGCTGCCGAACACGATCAAGGACATCGGCGGTGAGCGGTTCTACGCCTGGGTGACCACCCTGTACCTGGTCGGATCGGTGATCGCCGCAGCCGCGGCCAACGCGGTGCTGGTCCGAGTGGGTTCCCGCTCGGCCTACCTGCTGGGCCTGCTGTCGTTCGGCCTGGGCACAGTGCTCTGTGCGCTGGCGCCCCAGATGGAGGTCCTGCTGGTCGGTCGCACCCTGCAGGGCATGGGCGGCGGCCTGTTGGCCGGGCTGGGGTGGGCGCTGATCAACGCCGTCCTGCCCAGCTGGCTGTGGACCCGGGCCTCGGGGCTGGTGTCCGCCATGTGGGGTGTCGGCACCCTGGTCGGGCCGGCGGCCGGCGGCCTCTTCGCCCAGTTCGGCATCTGGCGGTGGGCGTTCGGCCTCATGGCGATACTGACGGTCGCGATGGGCGTGGCGGTCAGTGTGGTGCTGCCGGCCGGGAGTACCGGGCACCGCGGCGAGTCGGTGAAGTTCCCGGTGCGGTCGCTGCTGTTGCTGGGCGGCGCCGCGTTGGCGGTCAGTGTCGCGCAGTTGCCGCGCAGCCTGATCGGTGCGATGGGGCTGTTGCTGGTCGGTGGGGCCCTGCTGGTCGTGTTTCTGGTGGTGGACCGGCGTTCGTCGTCGGCGGTACTGCCGTCCAGCGCGTTCCAGCCTGGCCGGGAGAAGTGGATCTACCTGACGTTGGGCCTGCTGATGGCCACCACGAAAGCCAACCTGTACATCCCGCTGCTCGGGCAGCGGCTGGCCCACCTGCCGCCGGTGATGGCCGGCTTCCTGGGCGCCGCGCTGTCGACCGGTTGGACGTTCAGCGAGATCGCCAGCGCGTCGGTGAGCAAGGTGCGGGTGGTCATCGGCCTGGTGATCAGCGCGCCGCTGGTGATGTCGGGGGGTTTGGCGGTGGTCGCGTTCGCCCGGATGAGCCATTACAACCCGACCGCGGTCGGCGCGATCTGGGCGCTGGCACTGCTGGTCGTGGGCATCGGCGTCGGCGCCGGCTGGCCGCACCTGTCGGCGTGGGCGATGAGCTGCGTCGACGACCCGGCCGAGGGTGGAACCGCCGCCGCCGCCGTCAACACCGTCACGCTGATCGGCGGGGCGTTCGGCGCGGGCATCGCCGGCCTGGTGGTCAACACCGCGATGAGCGCCGGCCAGCCCGCGGCACGCTGGCTGTTCGCGATCTTCGCCGTGCTCGCCGCAATGGGATTCGTGGTCGCTTATCGGGCCAGCCGGGGTGCCGGCGAACTCGTCGGAGGCACCGCCTGACGCGGTGCGCCACCTGGCAAGAGTTCGGCGATGAGCGCGGTGACATGGTTGGTTATGTCGTCACGGATGGCGCGGACGGCGTCGAGGGGCTGATCGGCCGGATCATCGAGTTTCCAGTCGCGGTAGGACACGCCCGGGAAGTGGGGACAGGTGTCGCCGCAGCCCATGGTGATGACGACGTCGCTGGACGCGACGGCGTCTGCGGTGAGGACCTTGGGTGTGCTGGCGGTGAGGTCGATGCCGATTTCGGCCATGGCAGCAACGGCGCGGGGGTTGATCTGGGCGGCGGGTTGAGTGCCGGCCGAGCGCACCTCAACGCGGTCACCGGCAAGGTGGTGCAGCAGTGCTGCGGCCATCTGCGACCGGCCGGCGTTGTGCACGCAGACGAACAGCACACTCGGTTTGGTGGGTGCGGTGAAGCGGTTCCGAAGAGCCAGCGACGCATAGACCAGACCCACCAGGACCGGCACTTCGATCAGCGGCCCGACCACCCCGGCCAGGGCCTGCCCGCTGGCGGCGCCCCAGGTGGCGATCGCCACGGCGATCGCGAGTTCGAAATTGTTGCCGGCGGCGGTGAACGCCAAGGTGGTGGTGCGTGCATAGCCCAGGCCGAGCGCGGCCCCGACTACGTAGCCGCCGCCCCACATGATCGCGAAGTAGGCCAGCAGTGGAATCGCGATACGGACCACGTCAACGGGCTGGTGAGTGATCTGATCGCCTTGCAGTGCGAAGAGGATGACGATCGTGAAGAGCAGCCCGTACAGCGCCCAAGGCCCGATTCGCGGCAGAAACCGGCTCTCATACCAGCTACGACCCTTGGTGCGTTCGGCTACCCGGCGGCTCAGGTAGCCGGCGGCCAGCGGGATGCCCAGGAAGATGGTCACAGACTTGGCGATCTGCCAGGTAGAGACCTGGATGCTCGTTTGGGGCAGTCCGAGCCAGCCGGGGAGCACGGCCAGGTAGAACCAGCCCAGCACGGCGAACATGACGACTTGGAAGATCGAGTTGAGCGCAACGAGGACGGCGGCGGCTTCGCGGTCCCCGCAGGCTAGGTCGTTCCAGATGATCACCATGGCGATGCAGCGGGCCAACCCGACCACGATGAGCCCGGTGCGGTATTCGGGCAGATCGGCCAGCAGCAGCCACGCCAGGGCGAACATCACCGCCGGACCGAGGACCCAGTTGAGCAGCAGCGAGCTGAGCAGCAGGCGACGATCAGAGGTGACGGTGTCGAGCCGGTCATAGCGGACCTTAGCCAGCACCGGATACATCATGATCAGCAGTCCGGCGGCGATCGGTAGTGAGATCCCGTCGATCTGCACCGCACTGAGACCGTCACCCAGACCCGGGATCATCCGTCCCAGGGTCAGGCCGGCGGCCATGGCCAGGCCTATCCAGACCGGCAGGAGTCGGTCCAGGGTGGACAGTCTTGTAGATGTTGCGCCGTCGCCCATCAGCAGCACTCTGCCGGCGCTGCGGCGGACTCGGTATCGCCGAGCTTGGTGTAGACCTCCCAGCGTTCTTCGTCGGGGCCGCTGACCCAGACCTTGTCCTGGGTGGCGTAGCAGCAGGTGGTGCCCAGTTCCTCGTCGGTCAACAGGCCCGCTTT includes these proteins:
- the uvrB gene encoding excinuclease ABC subunit UvrB — encoded protein: MAFATEHPIVAHSEYRPAADAVEGIVRAGGRFDVVSEFQPAGDQPAAIADLERRITSGEKDVVLLGATGTGKSATAAWLIERLQRPTLLMAPNKTLAAQLANELREMLPHNAVEYFVSYYDYYQPEAYIAQTDTYIEKDSSINDDVERLRHSATSSLLSRRDVVVVASVSCIYGLGTPQSYLDRSVELQVGAEVPRDGLLRLLVDVQYTRNDMAFTRGSFRVRGDTVEIIPSYEELAVRIEYFGDEIEALYYLHPLTGDVVRKVDSLRIFPATHYVAGPERMSQAISTIEEELAGRLEELENHGKLLEAQRLRMRTNYDIEMMRQVGFCSGIENYSRHIDGRGAGTPPATLLDYFPEDFLLIIDESHVTVPQIGGMYEGDMSRKRNLVEFGFRLPSACDNRPLTWEEFADRIGQTVYMSATPGPYELSQAGGEFVEQVIRPTGLVDPKVVVKPTKGQIDDLIAEIRQRTEADERVLVTTLTKKMAEDLTDYLLEMGIRVRYLHSEVDTLRRVELLRQLRLGDYDVLIGINLLREGLDLPEVSLVSILDADKEGFLRSTRSLIQTIGRAARNVSGEVHMYADKITDSMREAIDETERRRAKQVAYNEANGIDPQPLRKKIADILDQVYREVEDTESIEIAGSGRNSSRGRRAQGEPGRAGQYVSAGVFEGRDTSNMPRAELADLVKDLTEQMMNAARDLQFELAARIRDEIADLKKELRGMDAAGIK
- the arsB gene encoding ACR3 family arsenite efflux transporter, which translates into the protein MGDGATSTRLSTLDRLLPVWIGLAMAAGLTLGRMIPGLGDGLSAVQIDGISLPIAAGLLIMMYPVLAKVRYDRLDTVTSDRRLLLSSLLLNWVLGPAVMFALAWLLLADLPEYRTGLIVVGLARCIAMVIIWNDLACGDREAAAVLVALNSIFQVVMFAVLGWFYLAVLPGWLGLPQTSIQVSTWQIAKSVTIFLGIPLAAGYLSRRVAERTKGRSWYESRFLPRIGPWALYGLLFTIVILFALQGDQITHQPVDVVRIAIPLLAYFAIMWGGGYVVGAALGLGYARTTTLAFTAAGNNFELAIAVAIATWGAASGQALAGVVGPLIEVPVLVGLVYASLALRNRFTAPTKPSVLFVCVHNAGRSQMAAALLHHLAGDRVEVRSAGTQPAAQINPRAVAAMAEIGIDLTASTPKVLTADAVASSDVVITMGCGDTCPHFPGVSYRDWKLDDPADQPLDAVRAIRDDITNHVTALIAELLPGGAPRQAVPPTSSPAPRLAR
- a CDS encoding MFS transporter gives rise to the protein MTETVVHDSAVSAGSWRELLGRRYLGTAAVLAGGVALYATNEFLTISLLPNTIKDIGGERFYAWVTTLYLVGSVIAAAAANAVLVRVGSRSAYLLGLLSFGLGTVLCALAPQMEVLLVGRTLQGMGGGLLAGLGWALINAVLPSWLWTRASGLVSAMWGVGTLVGPAAGGLFAQFGIWRWAFGLMAILTVAMGVAVSVVLPAGSTGHRGESVKFPVRSLLLLGGAALAVSVAQLPRSLIGAMGLLLVGGALLVVFLVVDRRSSSAVLPSSAFQPGREKWIYLTLGLLMATTKANLYIPLLGQRLAHLPPVMAGFLGAALSTGWTFSEIASASVSKVRVVIGLVISAPLVMSGGLAVVAFARMSHYNPTAVGAIWALALLVVGIGVGAGWPHLSAWAMSCVDDPAEGGTAAAAVNTVTLIGGAFGAGIAGLVVNTAMSAGQPAARWLFAIFAVLAAMGFVVAYRASRGAGELVGGTA